The sequence below is a genomic window from Granulicatella elegans.
GCAAGTCTCATGCCTAAAATTCGAGCCTTGGTCTCGAATTTTCCAGTAATAGAATCTGATTCTGCAGATTCTATTACTCATACTACTGTAAGAAGTTTATCGTGTTCTCCACAAAAAAGGTATAAAAGTAGAGCTATAACTCCACTTTTATACCTTTTTCTTATACAAATCTTCTATGTTTTGATTGGCTCCATTTTACGGTGAGCCACCCACTGAATGTTCCTACGATTGCTCCTACTAATACATCTGTTGGATAATGAACGTATAAGTACATTCTTGAAAAAGCGATGAGGCTTGCTAAAACGAAAGCCATAATCCAGTACTTTTTCATACGAAGGAAATACAATACACTAACAACTGTAAATGAAATAGCGGTATGTCCGGATGGGAATGAATAATCTAATGGTTTTGAAATTAATAAAGAAACCGCAGAATTAACCTCATAAGGACGAGTTCTTGCTACGATTGGTTTAATCAAACCATTACACAAAATCGTGTTAACTACTACCGCAATCCCTAAAAGAATCCCTAAAGATCTTGTTTTCTTATTCATTAACAAAACTGCAATCAGAGCTAGCCAAATGAATCCAACATTCCCTAATGAAGTAATGAAAATCATGATAGGATCTAATAATGGATGATGCAATTTTTGAAATCCATCGAGAATTTGTAATTCTGTCATCTATTTAGAATCCTTTTCTTTTAATTTTTGTAATCCTAATACTAATAACAAACCAACTAAAGCTGCAATTGGCGAAAATGTTGAAAAATTCATCGCTTCTTGAGGAATTTTTAAGGTTGTTGGCCCCATTACAATCGCATAAAATGACCCAATCATCATTCCAATAATGCCATAAATCATTTGACTACGATAATGTTCTAAACAATATTTAATGGCTTTAACAACAAATAAAGCTCCTGCTAATACCCCTAAACTAAAAATAGCTAAACTTGGAACATATGCTAATTGGAAAGTTAACACTGCTTTCACTGCAAAAACAACTGGAATATAAGCTCCAAAAATTAATAATAATGTTGAACCAGAAATTCCCGGTAAAAACATTGCAGAAATAGCAATCATTCCAATAAAAAATAATTTAATGGAATCTACAATAGAAAACTGGCTTAAATCAAAACTTCCTTTACCTGTACGAGAGTTCATCCAAGTAATTCCTGCAACAATAGC
It includes:
- a CDS encoding DUF368 domain-containing protein produces the protein MFRQILNGFCMALADSVPGVSGGTVAFIMGFYDQFIGSIHDMAFGSKKEKKDAFTYLVKIGIGWAIGMVSAILVLSSLFESHIYGVSSLFIGFIAGAIPLMIIEEKESLKKPLMGIFYILLGVAIVAGITWMNSRTGKGSFDLSQFSIVDSIKLFFIGMIAISAMFLPGISGSTLLLIFGAYIPVVFAVKAVLTFQLAYVPSLAIFSLGVLAGALFVVKAIKYCLEHYRSQMIYGIIGMMIGSFYAIVMGPTTLKIPQEAMNFSTFSPIAALVGLLLVLGLQKLKEKDSK
- a CDS encoding phosphatase PAP2 family protein, whose amino-acid sequence is MTELQILDGFQKLHHPLLDPIMIFITSLGNVGFIWLALIAVLLMNKKTRSLGILLGIAVVVNTILCNGLIKPIVARTRPYEVNSAVSLLISKPLDYSFPSGHTAISFTVVSVLYFLRMKKYWIMAFVLASLIAFSRMYLYVHYPTDVLVGAIVGTFSGWLTVKWSQSKHRRFV